aatgTTCAAAGTGAGAGTCGTTTCTCACATGTGCAATGCTGTGGGCCATTTTCTCGATCTGGTTTCCTTTACATGGGTCCCATCTGAGTGCTCACTTGGGCTACAGGCTGTAGGTGCTTGGGGCACTCTTGGAGTTGCTCTTGGATCCCTTGAACAATGGGGTTTGGCCCAGGAGGGCaatttgtgctgctttgtggcAGAGGAGAACTTCCCAGGctattttgtgtttgctgtgggGAAGGTTGGTTATTGCTTTGCATAAAGTCACAGACCAGCATGGAGCGTTTGCTTTGTGATGTCAGGGCATGGTTGCCACGTCACAGTGGTGACATGAGAAGGTTGCCTTGGTGCACGGAAGGCCTCAGTGTCAGAGCAGCCCTAGggcttgctcagagcaggagcacccTGCGCCTTGAGGCATTTGTCAGTGGGCAGCTGCACACTGACAGGAGCCTTGTTTGTTCTAGTGTTGGAGCACAGTGTGCAAACTTGCACGGCAGTGCTACAATGATTcagcagcttgctgctgcagtggttaCTGTTTATGGCGTGACTTATTCCGGCTATTTTCTGACTCACCTGGCACGTAAGTAGAGATTTCCCCTCTACTTAGGTTAGGGTGTAACATAACCTGGCTTTTGTAtgtcttcctgctccttcttagTGACTGAGCTgatttagaaacagaaagagcattAGGATGCCACTGGTTTAATAAAGCTCCTGTCAATTTGTTCAGCTAAAAAGGGGGTGTCTGTAGCCACAGGGGCAGCATTGCCAGGGAACCTGCAGGggttcccttccctccctgggaGAGTCTGTGGCAACAGGGTCTGTCATTTCCTCAATTTGCTGGGACAAACAAGACAGCTTTGAAACTGTAGACTGGGAGAACTTCTCGGAAGGCCTTCTAAAAACTCTGTTGTTCCCAGTTGCAGTTGTTTCCAGAATTCAGGGAaagcttctttctttctaaatttggTCATGAAAGAATTTGATTGTCTAACTTGACCCTTTACCTAGTGCTAAAAGAGTGATTCCCTTTGCAAAGAAGTGCAAACTCCAAACCAGTGAGTGTCTCCTcctgagccctgcagctgctgctgtgctgtttcacAATAGAACAGCCAAAGCtcagaggaattttggggaagctTTACTGGGCAACTGTTTACAGCAAGTTAATGAGAATTAGTGCatgcaactgattttttttaaaaagcacctgAAGGAGAGGATTTTAGAAGCTATTTTAAGTGTTTACTAGAACAGGAATATTGAGTGTTAAAGaagaatttgtattttcttgatCGTGTTTGTATTCTTTTGCTGACTAAAGAGGTTGAAGTGTAGGCACAAGCAAGAACATTGTCCTGATCTCTTGGTGGCTTTGTGAATGAAATGTGTCTCCTGGAGGGATGTagtgaaagggaaaataatctctgTTTGGATTGACCTCTTGTGTGggattcaccaggccaggaacTTTTCTCACAGCATCTGATTCATTTTCCCTGCCCACTACAGGTCACATAAAACATGTATTCagtggagctgctcctgaggtGAGTGAGAAAGGAAGATTTCATGTTCCTCCTATTTAAAAATTCCGGAGCGAGCTGTCACCTTGACTAGACACAGAAGAGTATAGAGGGCCAGCAAGGACGgccaaaagaaaatccagagagaaacgcccaaagaaaataattcccatgacttcaacaacaacaacaacaacaacaacaacaacaacaacaacaaaaaggagTGGATATTTCCTAATTTCAATCTCAGAAATCTGAAGAAAGAGAACTGAAGAATTTCCATAGATGCCCATAtgacagtgctcagcacaagggctgttaCCCTGCCAAACCTGCCCTCAGTGCATCCAAGTGCTTTAGACACTGGAGTGGCTCACTTGCATCCTGGGGCTTGTAGGTGTTTTTGGTATgccaggaggagaagccctcttctttttgtctttctccagccagcaagggggcttctgcacaacatctcctgcccttttccagcactggaTGGGATTCTGCCCAGTTCTggttttccctgtctgctgcaGCAATAGCAACAATGTTGCTGGCTCTTTCCTACTTGTCCATTTCTGAGCTTGCAAGAAATGAAAGTTCTGTTTTACAGCTACAatgttgcttgctgatagcagccagGAAGGAATATCAAATTCATAGCCATATAGTGTTGAACTGGcccattttaattaattaattactccCACCCAAAAGTGATCCACTTCACACCCcaggggttttttatttcttggcaaACCCTTGTCTGGAGagagcacatcccctgcagcagcagtcatcctggctggtttgcaggggacagtctacaacagcaggtgctgttgctctttcaaaagctgacatgcctttccttagaaaggtcctgctctgcaagtgttgcagcagcaagctcttcctctcagtggCACTGTCTTCTGCCATtactccccattcccctggCGAAAGGGAATCTTTTAGAGcggtttcctttcttttgtgatgaaatcacatcacttagttttgctctcctgtttctgttttctctctcagtgcctgagaggactggattttcttcactcaAACCACATGATCTACCGAGGTCTGAAGAGCTGCAACATCCTTCTCGGAACCAATGGCTCTGTCAAGCTGGGTCAGTATATTCTTGGTCAGgtgcagcattccagggatgtgggtgtggggctgcttggagtgactgccagctccccagaaatggtgctggtggcagtgcagggacccctctgtgagctggtgacATGGTTGCAATGTGCACAGAGGCATGACAAGGAACCACAAGCAGTCAACAGTGGCATTGGCTTGTGTGTCCTTTCAAGAGGGAGGGAGCTACAAGTCTAAAGCTTCAGATAAAAAGGCTACTGATGGAGGTAGTGTAAAAAAatgatgaggtttttttgaaatggacaattccttatttccttgtgttataaatgaaaaatagccaattttgataaaaaaattaaaaataaaatttatttcgcgACCGTAATACATTCccgacagccaccaatcaatcgGACAGCGTACCACCCCCGGGAGGTGAGCCGGGTGGACGTGAGATTGGTCTCGCTAGCACCAAATTCTCCttgtccacactggctgctccaaggtAGCAGTTCTTATTCGATTTTGCCGCGGCAGAGTCTCTTTGTCTCCTTCTAAGTTCtgcatattcaagttggtttcatTCTTCGGTTCGGGCTGCACAAAACCTTCGTCtgggaatagaataatacatTTCCTcgattcccggaatctggcattcagatggaaggtgttgatggctttGGTCATCTCAGATAGGTACCTCgtctgggccatcatcgcttgggCGTCACTGGGTGCATACttctgtgaatgcccatctcctgtgcagcccaggttGTATTTTGCATGTAAATGTGGTGACGCCACTCCGCCCATCTGCCATGGTTttgccatcctggggaagatgTGTACCGGCCGTTTattttacacatatatatttcataCATCTTTTACTTCCACAAATTACTAACCATATTTCTAACACTCGGCTAAAGCCCTGAGGAAATAGAGCAGGGACAGATTTCCAGCAGATGACACAGTGCATTCTTAGACTGAGagtggggaatttttttgcttattttcctAAATGGAGCTGGCTTTGatggtttgttgttttctccACAGCTGACTTTGGCCTCTTTGCTCAGCTCACTCCTGAGCAGAGTAGACAAAGCTCCGTGGCCAGCACTTCTGGGTGGATGGCGCCTGAAGTAGTGACAGGTCAACCAtacggccccaaagtggacatatggtcttttggaatTGTGGGCATTGAAATGGTGGAACGAGAAGCTCCTTACTGGAAAGAAACTTCTGGCATGGTAAGGAGCAAATACTGACTGATCCCTctgtctttctcacctgtcccatgttcTGTGTGCCACTGGACAAAATCCCGTTGCCAAAATCTGCTGGCACCACTTCCACCAAGATCCCCtcctaaaaatgtccctgcagcacatcagcatctgctgtagCTTTGGTTGCATCAGAAGGGAAGTGGCAGTTCAGAAACCTAAGCAGTTCAGACACATAACCAGTTCAGGAACCTGCCATTTAGGCCTCCAGCCATGCctggcatttctcatttgctttttgaacaGTGTTGGAGCTCTGTCTCTGAAGGACAAAAAATTTTCAGTGGAATGGTTGGATGTGTGATAAATACCCTTCAAAATGGAGGTTCAATCATCCTAGTTTCAATTgcacagcaaaagaaaactggaaattgaaaaggaagagaaaatggataagaaaaaaaggaaaaagaagagaaaaaaataaaagaaatagaaaaagaaaaagaaaaagaaaaagaaaaagaaaaaaaaagaaaaagaaaaagaaaaagaaaaagaaaaaaaaaaagaaaaagaaaaagaaaaagaaaaagaaagagaaaaagtaaatgaaaaacaaaatgaaagaaaaaagaaaaagaaagagaaagagaaaaagaaaattaaaaagaaagaaaaaaagagaaagagaaaaaggaaatgaaaaagaaagacaaagagaaagagaaacagaaaaagaaaatgaaaaagaaaaagaaagaaaaaaaagagaaagagaaagagaaaaagaaaatgaaaaagaaaaagaaaaagaaagagaaaaagaaaaacaaagagaaagagaaaaagaaaatgaaaaacaaaatgaataagaaaaagaaaaagaaaaagaaagagaaagagaaaaagaaagggaaagagaaaaagaaagaaaaaaagaaaaagaaaatgaaaaagaaagagaaaaagaaaatgaaaatgaaagaaaaagaaaaagaaaaaaaagaaaaagaaaaagaaaaagaaaaagaaaaagaaaaagaaaaagaaaaagaaaaagaaaaagaaaaagaaaaacaaaatgaaagaaaaaagaaaaagaaagagaaagagaaaaagaaaatgaaaaagaaagaaaaaaagagaaagagaaaaaggaaatgaaaaagaaagacaaagagaaagagaaacagaaaaagaaaatgaaaaagaaaaagaaagaaaaaagagaaagagaaagagaaaaagaaagggaaagagaaaaagaaagagaaaaagaaaaagaaaatgaaaaagaaagagaaaaagaaaaagaaaatgaaaaagaaagaaaaagaaaaagaaagagaaaaagaaaaagaaaaagaaaaagaaaaagaaaaagaaaaagaaaaagaaaaagaaaaagaaaaagaaagagaaagagaaaaagagaaagagaaagagaatgagaaagagaaagagaaagagaaagagaaagagaaagagaaagagaaagagaaagagaaagagaaaaacaaatagaaagagaaaaagaaagagaaaaagaaaaagaaaaagaaaaagaaaaagaaaaagaaaaagaaaaagaaaaagaaaaagaaaaagaaagagaaattcaaaagaaagagaaaaagaaaatgaaatagaaaaagaaagagaaagagataatgagaaagaaaaagaaagagaaaagaaaaagaaagacaaaaagaaagagaaagagaaaagaaaatgaaaaaaaaagaaaggaaaaagcgaaagagaaagataaaaagaaagacgaagaaaaaaagaaagagaaagagaaagagaaaaagaaaatgaaaaagaaaaagaaagagaaaaagaaaatgaaatagaaaaagaaagagaaatagaaaaagaaaaggaaagagaaaaagaaaaagcaaaagaaagagaaaaagaacgagaaaaagaaacagaaaaagaaaaagcaaaagaaagagaaaaagaaaaagaaaaagaaaaagaaaaagaaaaagaaaaagaaaaagaaaaagaaaaagaaaaagaaaaagaaagagaaagagaaaaagaaaaagaaagagaaaaagcaaaagaaaacgcagaagcagaagcagaagcagaagcagaagaaaaagaaaaagaaaaagaaaaagaaagagaaagagaaaaagaaaaagaacgagaaaaagaaaaagaaaaagcaaaagaaaaagcaaaagcaaaagcaaaagaaaaagaaaaagaaaaagaaaaagaaaaagaaaaagaaaaagaaaaagaaaaagaaaaagaaagagaaaaagaaaacgcaaaagcagaagcaaaatcaaaatcaaaagaaaaagaaaaagaaaaagaagaagaaaaagaaaaagaaaaagagaaagagaaaaagtaaatgaaaaacaaaatgaaagaaaaaagaaaaagaaagagaaagagaaaaagaaaatgaaaaagaaagaaaaaagagaaagagaaaaaggaaatgaaagagaaagagaaagagaaagagaaaaagaaaaagaaaaagaaaaacaaagagaaagagaaaaagtaaatgaaaaacaaaatgaataagaaaaagaaaaagaaagagaaagggaaagagaaagagaaaaagaaaaagaaaaagaaaaagaaaaagaaaaagaaaaagaaaaagaaaaagaaaaagaaaaagaaaaagaaaaagaaaatgaaagagaaattcaaaagaaagagaaaaagaaaatgaaatagaaaaagaaagagaaagagataatgagaaagaaaaagaaagagaaaagaaaaagaaagaaaaaagaaagagaaagagaaaagaaaatgaaaaaaaaagaaaggaaaaatcgaaagagaaatataaaaagaaagacgaagaaaaaaagaaagagaaagagaaagagaaaaagaaaatgaaaaagaaaaagaaagagaaaaagaaaatgaaaaagaaagagaaagagaaaaagaaaaagaaaaagcaaaagaaagagaaaaagcaaaagcaaaagaaagagaagaagaagaagaaaaagaagaagaaaaagaagaagaagaagaaaaagaaaaagaaaaagaaaaagaaaaagaaaaagaaaaagaaaaagaaacagaaaaagaaaaagaaaaagaaaaagaaaaagaaaaagaacgagaaaaagaaacagaaaaagaaaaagcaaaagaaagagaaaaagaaagagaaaaagaaagagaaaaagaaagagaaaaagaaaaagaaaaagaaaaagaaaaagaaaaagaaaaagaaaaagaaaaagaaaatgaaagagaaagagaaaaagaaaaagaaaaagaaagagaaaaagcaaaagaaaacgcaaaagcaaaagcagaagcaaaatcaaaatcaaaagaaaaagaaaaagaaaaagaagaagaaaaagaaaaagaaaaagaaagagaaagagaaagagaaagagaaagagaaaaagtaaatgaaaaacaaaatgaaagaaaaaagaaaaagaaagagaaagagaaaaagaaaatgaaaaagaaagaaaaaagagaaagagaaaaaggaaatgaaaacgaaagagaaagagaaagagaaagagaaagagaaagagaaagagaaagagaaagagaaagagaaagagaaaaagaaaaagaaaaacaaagagaaagagaaaaagaaaatgaaaaacaaaatgaataagaaaaagaaaaagaaagagaaagagaaagagaaagagaaattcaaaagaaagagaaaaagaaaatgaaatagaaaaagaaagagaaagagataatgagaaagaaaaagaaagagaaaagaaaagaaagaaaaaagaaagagaaagagaaaagaaaatgaaaaaaaagaaaggaaaaatcgaaagagaaatataaaaagaaagacgaagaaaaaaagaaagagaaagagaaaaagaaaatgaaaaagaaaaagcaaaagcaaaagaaagagaagaagaagaagaaaaagaagaagaagaagaagaagaagaaaaagaaaaagaaaaagaaaaagaaaaagaaaaagaaaaagaaaaagaaaaagaaaaagaaaaagaaaaagaaaaagaaaaagaaaaagaaaaagaaaaagaaagagaaagagaaaaagaaacagaaaaagaaaaagaaaaagaaaaagaaaaagaaaaagaaaaagaaaaagaaaaagaaaaagaaaaagaaaaagaaaatgaaagagaaagagaaaaagaaaaagaaaaagaaagagaaaaagcaaaagaaaacgcaaaagcaaaagcagaagcaaaatcaaaatcaaaagaaaaagaaaaagaaaaagaagaagaaaaagaaaaagaaaaagaaagagaaagagaaagagaaagagaaagagaaaaagtaaatgaaaaacaaaatgaaagaaaaaagaaaaagaaagagaaagagaaaaagaaaatgaaaaagaaagaaaaaagagaaagagaaaaaggaaatgaaaacgaaagagaaagagaaagagaaagagaaagagaaagagaaagagaaagagaaagagaaaaagaaaaagaaaaacaaagagaaagagaaaaagaaaatgaaaaacaaaatgaataagaaaaagaaaaagaaaaagaaaaagaaaaagaaaaagaaaaagaaatacaaaaagaaagagaaaaagaaatagaaagagaaagagaaaatgaaaaacaaatagaaaatgaaaaagaaaaagaaagataaggagaaagataaggagaaagagaagagaaagagaaaaagaaagagaaaatgaaaaaaaagaaacagaaagagaaaaagcaaatgaaaaagaaaacgaataagagaaaaagaaaaggaaaagaaaaaggaaaagaaaaaggaaaagaaaaagaaaaagaaaaagaaaaagaaaaagaaaaagaaaaagaaaaagaaaaagaaaaagaaaaagaaaaagaaaaagaaaaagaaaaagaaaaagaaaatgaaaaacaaaatgaaagaaaaaagaaaaagaaagagaaagagaaaaagaaaatgaaaaagaaagaaaaaaagagaaagagaaaaaggaaatgaaaaagaaagacaaagagaaagagaaacagaaaaagaaaatgaaaaagaaaaagaaagaaaaaagagaaagagaaagagaaaaagaaagggaaagagaaaaagaaagagaaaaagaaaaagaaaatgaaaaagaaagagaaaaagaaaaagaaaatgaaaaagaaagaaaaagaaaaagaaaaagaaaaagaaaaagaaaaagaaaaagaaaaagaaaaagaaaaagaaaaagaaaaagaaaaagaaaaagaaaaagaaaaagaaaaagaaaaagaaaaagaaaaagaaaaagagaaagagaaagagaatgagaaagagaaagagaaagagaaagagaaagagaaagagaaagagaaagagaaagagaaagagaaagagaaaaacaaatagaaagagaaaaagaaaaagaaaaagaaaaagaaaaagaaaaagaaaaagaaaaagaaaaagaaaaagaaaaagaaaaagaaattcaaaagaaagagaaaaagaaaatgaaatagaaaaagaaagagaaagagataatgacaaagaaaaagaaagagaaaagaaaaagaaagaaaaaagaaagagaaagagaaaagaaaatgaaaaaaaaagaaaggaaaaagcgaaagagaaagataaaaagaaagacgaagaaaaaaagaaagagaaagagaaagagaaaaagtaaatgaaaaacaaaaagaaagaaaaaagaaaaagaaagagaaagagaaaaagaaaattaaaaagaaagaaaaaaagagaaagagaaaaaggaaatgaaaaagaaagacaaagagaaagagaaagagaaaaagaaaattaaaaagaaagaaaaaaagagaaagagaaaaaggaaatgaaaaagaaagagaaagagaaacagaaaaagaaaatgaaaaagaaaaagaaagaaaaaaagagaaagagaaaaagaaaatgaaaaagaaaaagaaagggaaaaagaaaaagaaagagaaaaaaagagaaagagaaagagaaagagaaagagaaagagaaagagaaagagaaagagaaagagaaagagaaagagaaaatgaaaaacaa
The Passer domesticus isolate bPasDom1 unplaced genomic scaffold, bPasDom1.hap1 HAP1_SCAFFOLD_224, whole genome shotgun sequence DNA segment above includes these coding regions:
- the LOC135292166 gene encoding protein kinase C beta type-like; translated protein: MGFGPGGQFVLLCGRGELPRLFCVCCGEGWLLLCIKSQTSMERLLCDVRAWLPRHSGDMRRLPWCTEGLSVRAALGLAQSRSTLRLEAFVSGQLHTDRSLVCSSVGAQCANLHGSATMIQQLAAAVVTVYGVTYSGYFLTHLARHIKHVFSGAAPECLRGLDFLHSNHMIYRGLKSCNILLGTNGSVKLADFGLFAQLTPEQSRQSSVASTSGWMAPEVVTGQPYGPKVDIWSFGIVGIEMVEREAPYWKETSGMCWSSVSEGQKIFSGMVGCVINTLQNGGSIILVSIAQQKKTGN